The following proteins are co-located in the Rhodococcus opacus B4 genome:
- a CDS encoding 3-oxoacyl-ACP synthase III family protein has translation MDTVSLIDIAGYLPENRVGADYFAQFAASDRLAENIMFRAPKFRHHIASDENAVDMAERAVAPLIERNGSELVSNVDILITHTQLPDVPVLGTGGELARRMGITPEWVVDLHNGGCASFVYMIKLARQIMQTSDASTALIVAVQNSAGQIFTQPDVRVLAQSAVPGDGAGACLLVKSEVAPVLGLECRTYPEFAGDTTAAVDPPRKYWEAGSGQLHIGFTESKIAKVFARGNRLVPEVALAVCKQVGITPDEIDTLVTNQPNRLFLRNWRDALELPAERHPDTFEECGNLFGAAIPVTLDIENRAGRIPNGSLVMMSAFAHAGDFAGAGAIRWGAAPAGV, from the coding sequence ATGGACACCGTCAGCCTGATCGACATCGCCGGCTACCTGCCCGAGAACCGGGTGGGAGCAGACTACTTCGCCCAATTCGCTGCCTCCGACCGGCTCGCCGAGAACATCATGTTCCGGGCGCCCAAATTCCGCCACCACATCGCGAGCGACGAGAACGCCGTCGACATGGCCGAACGCGCGGTCGCCCCGCTGATCGAACGGAACGGCTCCGAACTCGTCTCCAACGTGGACATCCTCATCACCCACACCCAGTTGCCCGATGTCCCGGTCCTCGGCACCGGCGGAGAACTCGCGCGCCGAATGGGGATCACCCCGGAGTGGGTGGTGGACCTGCACAACGGCGGCTGCGCGTCGTTCGTCTACATGATCAAGCTGGCGCGTCAGATCATGCAGACCAGCGATGCGTCGACCGCCCTGATCGTGGCGGTGCAGAACAGTGCGGGCCAGATCTTCACGCAGCCGGACGTGCGCGTGCTGGCACAGTCGGCGGTGCCGGGGGACGGCGCGGGCGCGTGCCTGCTCGTGAAATCGGAGGTCGCGCCGGTGCTCGGGCTCGAATGCCGGACCTACCCCGAGTTCGCCGGGGACACGACGGCCGCCGTCGATCCGCCGCGCAAGTACTGGGAGGCGGGAAGCGGCCAATTGCACATCGGGTTCACCGAATCGAAGATCGCGAAGGTCTTCGCCCGCGGGAACCGGCTCGTCCCCGAGGTGGCGCTCGCGGTGTGCAAGCAGGTCGGCATCACCCCGGACGAGATCGACACCCTGGTCACCAACCAGCCCAACCGGCTGTTCCTGCGCAATTGGCGGGACGCACTCGAGCTTCCGGCGGAACGACACCCCGATACGTTCGAGGAATGCGGGAACCTGTTCGGCGCCGCGATTCCCGTCACCCTGGACATCGAGAACCGGGCGGGCCGGATCCCGAACGGTTCGCTGGTGATGATGTCGGCCTTCGCGCACGCGGGCGACTTCGCCGGGGCCGGGGCGATCCGGTGGGGCGC